From the genome of Brassica oleracea var. oleracea cultivar TO1000 chromosome C4, BOL, whole genome shotgun sequence:
TTTTTTTTTTTAAGGAAAGTATTCTTATGTTTCGTGTTACTATGATCGAGACTTCTACTAAAATCATCGATTCCATTAACTGTTACTAAAATGACCAAAAGAGTGGAGGATTCTGGCCAATAAAAAATTGCTGAAAGACTGGCAACTTTCTGGTGGATGAGACTGAAAATGTAAACTATAGTTTTAGATGTCAATAGTCTGTTTTGACCAATACAATCATTGATGCAGACGTTAATACAGAAAGCATGCAGAATGGGAGTACCATGCGGATGCAAGATGCCAAGGTAGAAAAGGATAAACATGTGATTTATAATTTGATGAAGTCCCTGATATAGTTGTTGACAAGAGTAAATATAATAAAGAATTTATCACAAGTTTTACACCACTTAAAAAGAAGTTTTACACCAAAAAAAACATAAGGAAACGGTCGCGTGACAACCAATGAAATTTGAGCTCCAACCAACGAACGATCACACATCAGCTTCACCACCTTCTCTAGTTCACAGCTTTGCGATTATTAAAGCAGGCAAGTTTTTCCTTGGTGAAAGCTTTAGATCCTCCCATCCATCCTCTTCATCCACTCTCTCGAAGTACCTCTCCACCATGTTATCCTTCATTTCTTCCAGACTCCGTGGCTCCCACTGTAGTTCAATATATGACATTACATCAACAAATATGACATAACAAGAAACAATTAATATAGTTTTTGTTAAACCTTTGGGTTCCTATCTTTGTCTATCACCACGGCCCTGCAACCCTGCATAATTAGACACGTTGTTGTGAATAAAGATAGTTTCAGAACGAAGATATACAATCAGGAAAGCAGACAAAACCTCCACAAAATCTTTGCTTATTTCTCTTTTCAACACATGACACACCATTCTATACTCACGGATAAGACACTTTCCCACCCCCTGTAACCGCCCTTCTCTTATCTGAAATTTCATACACAGAGTCAGCTCTATCCCATTATTACACGTGACACATTTTGAGGAACTAACCGATCTAAGAGAGATTTTAAGGCTTGCTGGTGATGCCTTCTTCAAATCTCGAATGGTGGCTGAGATCCATTCATCTGGTTTCTGAGTGGCCTCTCTCTCCTAACCAACACATATGATGGTATAGTGCATTGTCAAAGTGTAAATTAGGCAACTCAGGAATGAATGCAAGCCAACTTTTACTATATATATATATAAATGAAAAACTTACAAGTGCAGATATAATCTCTTCCATTGTTCTTCTCGAGAAGCACCTATCAATTACATCTAACCTGCGTAAAGAAACCAAAAAAAAATATAAGAAACAGCCAACAAAAAGAGGCATTTTTACTGTTAAAGAACGATTGAAAGTTCACACCGGCACAGCTCACACCGGCACAAGTATTACTTGAAAATGCAATCATGACCAAATTGTAGAAATTATTTTTACACTTGACCTAAAATGCTTGCTATGTTGGCATGGCAAAAGATATCCAGCGAACTCAAATACTAGTAAAAGGAATAGATGAGATAAAATAATAGACACATGCCTGTGGTAAGCACTATGCTGCTTCAGGTGCGGATTCTGAGTGTATGCATTGAGAATTGCTGAGGCAAAGGTAACTGGATCACTTGAACCAACTTTGCAAAGATCTGCTTCTAAAGCAGTCAACCTCTGTGACATTAATGAGTAACCTTACTAAGTAAAAAATCCTTCTCGAATAAAATACCGGTTATATATAGCCTGAAATGTAATAGCCTTTTAGTATCTCAAGGAACACAGAATTTTTTTTTTTTACAGAATTCAAGTTTGGTTATCGGTACATATAAGGTTAGACAGTCTACATAGATCCATCGAACCAGATAAAATAAGCTTCATAAACAAGATAGCTCCAAAGAAATATAACTACAGTATAGACTACACAGTATGAGAAATGGTTGGCCGTCATTTTTTTCTAATGAGGCCTTAACCTATATATGAAATTCTTTCAATATTTACATATAACCAATTTAACCTTCCAATAAAAGAATATCTAGATACATCAAATTATGCTATTAAGTTATAAAAAATGCTATTAAGTTTCTACATACAATATTTACATACAACCATGAATTAATTTTTCTTCCATCGAAGGTGTCATAAGCTATTGGTTCCAGCAACAAAAAAAAATGCTACTACGTTTCATCACAAGCTGGCATAGTCCATTGGTGGCTATTATCCCGACAATGGGGAATACTAAAGATGTAAGCAATAGAAGTTAATACCGACGAAGGCACAAAATGAGTTGCAAGACCACAAGCAAGCATTTCCGCCCCATCTAACCTAGCTCCAGTGAGGCCAACATACTCTCCTGAAAAAAAAAACATACATGAAGGATGAGAAAAGCAGATAGGCCGTGTTTTAAAAAAAAAGCAGATAGGCTCAATATTTTATCTAAATTAAAAAAAAAAGAATTCTATTACCAAAAAATCCAGGGAGCCTTGACAAGAAGTATGAGGAGCCTACATCTGGAAAGAGCCCCAGTTCTGTCTCAGGCATGGCAAAAACCTTGGAAAAAAAGACAAACAAAAGATATGAGCATGTTTCGGGTTTGCTATCTACTTGTCACCCACGTGCATGTTTTAGAAAAGAAAACAATATATACCGTCTTCTCAGTTGCAATACGGAACCGACCATGGACGGAAATACCAGCTCCGCCTCCCATGACAATGCCATTTAAAATTGAAATCTATAAACTCAAAAAAATTATGGAAAACGAATTAGGCAATTGAGTAATTCACTAAAAGAAACTACACCAAAGCCGGATCTGGATCCTAGAATCAACTATCCAGATTCACACCCGCTATTACTTGGTAGAAGATAAGAAAAAGTATAACAAAACAATATAATTACATAAAGAAAATATTAAATTACAAAATGAACTTAACATAATATATAAAATAGTATATAAGATGTTGACTTGATTTTAGACAATATTTTGGAACGAACTTTTTATTATGGGTATTTTAAAAACTGCTCGAATTTTGTTAAATAACATTTTTGTGGTATATGTCCTTTTATTTATTATATAATATATAATTATTATACGTAAGTATAATTTAAATATGAAAAAGGTCAGATATCCAAATATTTAAATCAAATTATATGTTGATGTATTATATCCTATTTTGGACCCAATTATATTCGCTTCTCCACTTCAATATACCTGAACTTTGCTATACGTGGCCATGACATAGTCGAGCTTGTATTGTTCTGAGAAGAAATCGGCACCGACTCTCCATGACTTGCCTAATCCTCGAAAATAGAGAAGAGTGTTTAGAACCTGAAAGGTAAGCAGGAAAAGAAAGATGGGAGGGTGCTATATACCTTGTATGATGATATCACGAAAAACAGGTAGAGGATCGCCACCAACACAAAAGGCTCTTCCCTGACCCTGAGGCAAAGATATTTAGTGTGTGCAAACCGGAAGCGATAAGGATAAAGGTTACCTTTAGGATAACAAGTTTCACATCAGGGTCTTCCTCATATGCTAGGAACAATTGCATCAACCGAGTGATCTAGAGAAGATTGATTCAGGCCAAATATGCAAACTAGTGCACGAATGGAGGAAGAAACAACAAGGGAAAAATCCAATACCATGTTGGAGTTTAGAGCATTCAGTTGCTTTGGTCTGTTTAGGGTCAAGATTCTAACACTAGCTTTTTCTTCCACTAAAACCTGTTTTTCATATTGATTTAGGGAGAGATGGTAAAATTGAGCGTTGTAGATTTGTAGCAAAGAAGAGAAAAGAAACCTGAGAGTCTGAGGCCATCTCGACTTATGTCGCTTCTTCTTCTCCTATTTCTTATCGAATGATTATGAAATGAATGATTCTTATTAATCATACATATATATAGTGTGTAAACGTAGTTTGATTTCATTATAAAAATCAAATTCATATGTTACGTCTTCAAAATAATAATTATGCGGTTTTATTATTAATTTTTGTATAAATATTTTCACATTAGTTGATGTGAATGGGCCTTCTAAACTGTTTGGCTTTCTGTGAAGTATTATTAGTTGATGTCAATGGCCCTCTTAATTATTTGGCTAACAACATGTCACAATTTACTGAAAATAATTATTTAATATATCATATTCAATTATTCATGTTAAACATGTTTAAGTTTGTATATAATAAAACGATATATAGATTATTATAATTTCAGCGGATGCAACTGTGTTGATCTATTAACCAAACCTCTTCCATAGTTTAGGCATTAAAGTCATACTAGTGCTACTGGCATTAAGTTAAGATGTGATATTAGTTATACTGAGGGATTTTCTTTAATGATATGATGTTCGTAGTTACATATGTTTTATTATGTTTTCAAATTAATGAAAGTTGTTTAAGATTTATTTAATTATTAGGTAATTAAATAATAGTCTCAAAATAGTTTATATCATTTTTATGGGTTATCAAATACATAATCTGATCATGAAGTCCTATAAGTGAACAATTATATAATTAAGTTATTGAAGTCGATATTAAGATTACTAGCTTGGACACAGATAACCGCGAATGATTAATATGTGAGGTGATTAATGACTAAATTTCATGGAATCATTTACTATGTTGTATTAATGTCAAACAAATAGATAAATGTTGGTGAACACAGTATCGGATCGACCCGTTATAAAACCTCAGTAAAATTTTTATATGATGTCATAAGAGTTTTTGTTACGTATATAGAGTATAGCTCTTAGACTTGAGTTTGCCATTATTTTCTTTTGTGGATTATTCACTTTGACTTGTCAATAGCCATCCGTAACTAGTGATAAAAAGACATTGATTGGATGTTCTATGAATTTTTTAAGGAACATGGATGGAACAAAATGAGATTTCTTTGACCTATATATCAAGAGATAAATATCTCGGGGCCTATCAAACATTTGATATCGAAAATGTATAGTCATGCGCAGCAGAGGTGAATGTCAGTCTTTTGTTTAATCATTATAAATGTAAGTTTGACAAGCATGATATAGCTTAATAAGGATGATAAGTTTTTGCCATTTGCTGAGATTGAGATATTGAGATAAAAACATTATGGACGTAGATGATTCTAGTATGAGTGAGAAACTAGTTTTTGATCCGCGCATTCAAAGCGCGTGATTGTCTCTTTTAAAATATTAACTTTATAACATATTATATCATATTTTTAAAAAAAAATATATACAATGCGTTTTTTGTATATGTGTAGAAGCTGTTTTATATGTTTTGAATGATCACTATTGAAAGTCGCTAGTGAAAATCATAATTCTACGACAAATATTTGAGAAAGACAACCTCATAATCAATAACTAGGGCCGGCCCGCCCTACGGGCGGAAATTTATAATAAAAGTGATTTTATAATAATTTATGAAGTAATTTAAAATTATGATAGATTAAAAAATATTATAAACGAAAAAATAATGAAATATTTATGAGATCATTATAATAATTTTTTTTTGTTTTGAATTATAATGACAGTAAATTTCACTATTCTCTGATAAATAACATTATATTTTTAATATTTATTTTAATTCAAATGTTTTGTTTTATAATATTCTTAACTAAACTAACTTATTTAAGGTTTTTTTTGCGAATATGACTCAAAACTTGAAGTCATTCCTAAAGTAATTCATGCTTCTTCTTTTTTTTGTGATGTAATTGTATATTCCGTTTGTATGTATGTTTTGTAAAATTTTGTTAAGAGAAGTATATAATAATGTTTATGGTTTTGAGAATTTTAGGGTGTCGAAGGATTATTTATGTTAAGATTAGTTATATTTGAGTTAAAATGTTTTAATGAGGGGGTTCATTGAATGATTTAATGTGATAGTTAATGAAGATGCATGAATCTAACCGACTTCCATAACGGTTCCAAAATTCAACCAAGGGTAGAAGAAGTGGAATCGAACAACCAAATACGACGCATTCCAACTGATCTTGATCGGAATTCAGCGTGGCCGGTGCAGCAAATTTTCATTGGTCGTAGGTTTGAACCGGAGTTGTTAAAACGCAGCAGATCTGTCTTTCGTTCGTCAACATTATTTTTGGAGAAGAAGCCGTCTCATGTGGGATCCCTTCATGTGTTATCCTAGAGCCCAGAAACCCAATTATGTTAAGCCTAAAACACTAATATGAAATATTCATTAACAAAAAGAGAAAAACCCATTAATAATTGTGATTAAGTGAAACGGTGAGTATCATCCAACCCGGACACGTGTCGGCCTGTCAGGAACTGACTTTATGACGTGGCGCAACATGAGTGAGAGGAACATATTTTTATATATATAGATCTGTAAGGTACAAAAAAACAACATGCCTAATATTATAGATGACATTTAATGCCGTTTAGTAATGATGCAAATTCAGTTACCATGTATAGGAGAATCGATCGTATGATACATATCATATTATTATCATCCATGATTGCTTTAAATTATAACGATAAGTAATTATGTTAATAAATGCTGGTTGAAACTGATTGGTTATCACAAATTCGGAACATCCGATTGGCCAATATAGTTGGTGAATTTATTTTTTTTAAATAAAAAAAATATTAGCATGCCATTGTAAATAAGTTGGAAAAATAAGGATAGAATCATATGATTAATTCTGATGTAACAGTATAGATTAGTGAAAACGTCTAAAATATATTGTAGTTATTCCAGTAGAAATTGTAACGTCGAACTACGACAATCATATAATATTAGATGGTTCCGATAGAATTTTCTTATAATTTATGAATTAAAATTTTATTATTAATATTATTTTATACTATGAGTTTTAAAAATAATATGATAAATACATTCTATAAGATGTGATATATTTGTTCATATCCACGCGTCACGTTGTTAACGTGAAATATGGGTCGTAAACGTTACATAAATACACGTACAATAGAAATCATGTTGTTGAGCTTTAGCCCATTAAGAATAAGACGTGCATTATGTACTCCTTATACAATGATATGAATAGACATTCAAGGCATTAAGCTTTGGCAGCCCAAATCTAATGACTCTTAAGAATTAAAAACCTAGAGCCAATGTAAAAATAATCACAGCTATAATTCTACGACCAAAAAATGAAAGCATATCCCTTACCAATAATAATTTGTTCGGCTCAAAATCAATCTTTATAATTGAAAAGTCAGTGTTCCACGTGTCACGTTTATATTATTTTTTACGAGGATTAATTACAAATATATCCTAATATTACCTCTAAATATTTTTTATTTAGTAATTTCTGGTGACTAGATTTTTAATTCAGTTTCTTTTTCGCCAATATATATATAATATAAATAAAACATTTATAAATATTAACAACAAGTTTAAAACGAATATATATATTTATATAATGTGATTTCAAAAAAGGTACACAAAATAATCATGATATTAAGAAAAAATAATCTTCCCTTGAAATCATAATTTTAAGAAGCATAAAATAAATTTTCAAAGTAATCATAATTTTCTTAAATGAAACCAAAATATATTTATATATAATGTGAATTTGTATATGAAAATTCATAAAATAATCTTGATATTAAGAAAAGAAATATTCTTTCCTTTAAAACATAATTTAAGTAACATAACATATATCTTCAGTAATATAAATATTTTGTATATTTATCTATTTTCTTAAATAATTCCATAAAATAATTAAATAACNNNNNNNNNNNNNNNNNNNNNNNNNNNNNNNNNNNNNNNNNNNNNNNNNNNNNNNNNNNNNNNNNNNNNNNNNNNNNNNNNNNNNNNNNNNNNNNNNNNNNNNNNNNNNNNNNNNNNNNNNNNNNNNNNNNNNNNNNNNNNNNNNNNNNNNNNNNNNNNNNNNNNNNNNNNNNNNNNNNNNNNNNNNNNNNNNNNNNNNNNNNNNNNNNNNNNNNNNNNNNNNNNNNNNNNNNNNNNNNNNNNNNNNNNNNNNNNNNNNNNNNNNNNNNNNNNNNNNNNNNNNNNNNNNNNNNNNNNNNNNNNNNNNNNNNNNNNNNNNNNNNNNNNNNNNNNNNNNNNNNNNNNNNNNNNNNNNNNNNNNNNNNNNNNNNNNNNNNNNNNNNNNNNNATATTATTTTTATAATAATAATTTATTTCTGTTATGTTGTTTTTAATCGAATGCTTTAGTTTATTTTTAATTTGATTATAAGAAAATATTTATGAAGTTATACATGATTTTACTAAAATATTTACATATCTAAGACAACAACCATATTAATTTAAATAACAAAATTAATGAAAATTTTAATATATTTAGAACAAAAATATTATATTTAACTCTGAAAAGTAGATGCGATCCAATATATCCAATTGATAACCAAGATGACTAGATATTACATGTTCAAATAATATATATTATTAATATAAATACTAAAATAATTTAAATTCAAAATAAAATTGTATTCAGTTATTATAATATTTTATTTTATAAATATTTATATATGTGCATGATCACAAAAGAGTCACTAGTAAACAAGTATATTTAAAACTAAAATATATATATATCTATTTTAGAATTAGCATGAGATTCTAAGATATTAAATTAATAAATATAATTATAAACTATTATATATTGGTATGAATTCTAATAGTAGTATCATAGTGTAATCGGTAGCCCTGGGAGGGATCCGGATATCCGGAAAATTTAGGGTATCCAGATCCGGATCCGGATCCGTCGAATCCGTGGATTTAATATCCGGATCCGGATTCGTGGTTTCCGGATATATGAGTTTCGGATATCAGTTTCGATATTTTATTACCCGCGGATATCCGGATCCGGATCCGTCAAAAAAATTAAAAATAATTTTTTTAACAAAAAATACTAATTTTTTTGATATAATACATAAATTAAATATTTATAAATATATTTATATATGTTTATAATATTGTAAAAACTAAAATATAATATTATAAAATTAATTCATGTATAAATATTAATATATCAAATATAAATATTAATAAAATTTAAAATTTAATGTATTTTAAAAATACGGATCCGAATATCCGGACCTAAATATTAAGATATCCGGATCCGGATTCGGTTTGCACAGATCCAAGATTTTACTATCCAGATTCGGATCCGGACACCCCGGATATCCTATTTTCGGAGCGGATCCGGGGCGGATATCGGATCGAATCCGGATCTCCAATAATTTGTCCCAAGTAATCGGTATGAATTCTAATAATATTAGTACCGGTTCGATGTATATGTGATATGCATGCTTACTAAATAATTATGTGTTTCAGCATATCTAAATTTTACACGATTTTAGCAAAAAAATAAAAATAAATTAATAAATTTTACACGATGTGTGTGCAAATAATTGATACGATTAAATTATTAATATTGTCGGATAATAATTATATTATAATTGCTCGCTGTATAAGTGTTTCAAATTTTATTGTATTAGAGTTGACTCGTTGACACTTGACATCATTGCTCTGAGCATGGAAATTAATGACTAGATAAAAAATCTCTTTTTTTTTTCAACAGATAAAAAAATCTCTTTTAGTGTAAAAAAGGAAGAAATGATTCATGTGAGAATACTAATTTGGTCAACTAGGTTCATGATCATCGATCTATAGTTATTCACATATATTGTATTTCTTTATTACGATAAAGAAAGCACCTATATTGATTCTATTGTGCATGTGATTTTTAAATTTTTTTATATTAAATATATGGTCCAATGTAATTAGTTTAATAATTGAAAGTTTGAGATGGCGATAGTTACATAAATATTTTAGCTAATACCTAGTGGCTAGTGCAAGATTTATTTTTATTAATAATAGTATTTTCTATCCAAACTGAAACCATTCGTTTTGGTTAATGCTATAAAATTATTGCTTATTTGATAAAAACCGTAATTTGTTATAATGTTATTTTGAGAGTTTGGAACGTGTAATTTTTTGGTCTCTTGTTCTAAAAACATAATTTATTAGACTTGAAAAAATAAGATTAATTATAAATAAGTAATTGATTATTTTAATAAGATTAAAATTAATATAATAATTTAACTTCAATTTTTTTTTATCGTCTAACTCTTATTATATTTGTCGGTTGCCCATCGTTTAATCCTTTTATTCTTTTCCCGAAATAATTTTCTAAGTCTTCTATCGTTATACACTTATTATTTTCTAATTCTTTTATTTTTTCGTTTAATTCTCTTATTTCTTCTAATTGCTTATTGTTTAATTGATTTTAATCTTTTATCTTTTCTTCGAGTTCTTTATTCTGTTGTTTTAGTTGTTCTAAATCGTTATCTTGTTTTTTTTCTATTTTTTGTGTTTTTTAGTATTATTTTTATTTGGTCTCCAAGTTTTTCTGTCATAATTTTTCAGTTAATTTATTAACGGTTTCTGTTAGGTTTTTTGTTGTTATTTATACGTCATCCAGTCATTGTAATTTGTCAAGTTCATCTAGTATGTCTATACTATTTTTTATTTCACAAATATATTTTTGTATTTTTCCAATATGTTCAATTGAATCTATAATTTTATC
Proteins encoded in this window:
- the LOC106341109 gene encoding 3-hydroxyisobutyryl-CoA hydrolase 1-like, whose product is MASDSQVLVEEKASVRILTLNRPKQLNALNSNMITRLMQLFLAYEEDPDVKLVILKGQGRAFCVGGDPLPVFRDIIIQGKSWRVGADFFSEQYKLDYVMATYSKVQISILNGIVMGGGAGISVHGRFRIATEKTVFAMPETELGLFPDVGSSYFLSRLPGFFGEYVGLTGARLDGAEMLACGLATHFVPSSRLTALEADLCKVGSSDPVTFASAILNAYTQNPHLKQHSAYHRLDVIDRCFSRRTMEEIISALEREATQKPDEWISATIRDLKKASPASLKISLRSIREGRLQGVGKCLIREYRMVCHVLKREISKDFVEGCRAVVIDKDRNPKWEPRSLEEMKDNMVERYFERVDEEDGWEDLKLSPRKNLPALIIAKL